CGCGCTGAGCTTAATTACAGACTAGTTCTTGCGGTAGAAAGAAAGGAAGATGCCATTTCCCAGCGAGGTCTGCCAAGCGAGCCCGGTGAAGACCTTTAAGTGCAACGCAACTTGGTAATGAGACCTTAGAGATGCCCGTCACAGATCCCGAGAAACAACCTAGCGAGTGCGTTGTTCATGACCATCCAGTCCCCGCCAGCCAACTTGGGCGATATAGCGTTGACCGTGATCCCCACGCCGAGCATGACATTGCTAGCTATGTCGAAGGGCAGGCGCCGGATGAGGAAGTCCAACACGTTGAGCGTGTCAAGCGTGAGATTGTGTTGGGCGACGTCCATGATATCTGGGATGTCACTACCAATAAGGATCGATGGTGGGTGATCACGAATTTGACGAATCTCTATTCCCAGAAGTACTTCCCCAGTCTTGACTACACACTTTCATTTCATATTGGGCTGATGGCGCGCATGCGTAGCAGATCGGGGCAGATCAACCCGGCAGAGCCAACTCCCTTTGATGAAGTCCTGCGTCGCATGGATCAAGCCGAGGAGCATCACGATGCGGCTGTCGAAGTTGAAGACTTTCAAGCCGTAGGAATGCTCCTTCGTGAAAGCCTCATCTCTCTCGTGGCTGGCATGCGCCGTCGAGTCTCCATCGCAGAAGGCATTGACAGGCCACAGGACGCCAACTTCATTGGATGGTCTGACTTGCTCATGAACGAGTTGTGCTCCGGGGGTAGCAGCAAGGAGTTGAGACAGCATTTGAAGAACATCGCGAAAGAGACATGGCAACTCGCGAACTGGCTTACGCACACGCGAAGTGCTACGAAGACGTCGTCATCCATTGCTCTCCGTTCATGTCAAACTATCGTTGGGCATTACATCCAAGTTCTGGAGGGTGGGCGCTCTGACCGCATTGGTAGCTGCCCAGTATGCAAGTCCCGTGACGTTCGAACGCACTTCGACGCCGTTATCTCTCCAGATGGGAGCTATTACTCTAGCTGCGGGGTATGCGATTGGAATGATCATCCTGATTGCGAAGTAGGGCCTAGTTCAGGTCTCAATTGAGCCCGCCATGGCGAGCCGCAGCAGCCTGTATGGCCCGGCTGGCTCGCATGGTGCCCGTTTTTCGGCGGGTTCATGTCGTCAAGGCCAACCTCCTTCCAGAGACGATGGCGGAAGTTGATGCTGGGGGCTAAAGTGGAAAGTGTCTAAGGCAGTGCAAGACAATCCACCCGAATCCAAGACATTCGTTGGTACTGTTGTTGGTCCGTAGCTGATGGAGTTCCCGAAACCTAGGTTGTATGCGGCTTTCCTGCAACGATATGAATGTCCCTTTGCTAGAGGCATGTAGGCCAACAAGTCATCTTGTGTGGCCAGTGATGTCCATGCACTTCCAGTTGAATCCAATTTTTTTGAGTAGATTTTTAAGTATATTTTTGCTTTTTCGTCCAGAATTTGTCTATGAAGTTCTGGTCTCGCCGTCGCACCAAGTTGCAGTATCAGGTGGTACACACAAGCACATCAAACCCGCGAATCTCTTTGAGGCGCGGGTTTTTTGTTGTCTGTGCGTCTACCGGCGTATCTCTGAATTTATGGCTTGCCTTCCCTTCGCCAACGGGGCCTACAAGCGCAGTGACAGGAAAACCAAAGTCGGCGGTTTCTTCTGAACACCCATGCTCGATCTATATGATCTTGACGGGAACCGGGATCGGGCCGCTTAGCGTCGTGCGTGTCGCGGCGCCTAATTGCTTCCCGGTGATGGGGCTATATCGGCGTGTCTTGCGGCGGGGTGGGGAGCGCGGAAGGCGGCGGCGAAGGAATAGCGGCGCTGCAGCCTTTCTGGACAGAAAGGGTCTGAAGTTGAGAAAGCCGCGTGTTGGCTGCCTCAAGAGCAGCGTTTTTCTCCATAACGTTGCCCATACCAAAATCCCCCAGGAAGGAAAGAACCGATCGAGCATCGAACTCACTTTCTTTTTCGATATGGGCCAGGTACCCGTGAACCTTCGCCTGCTCCAGCTCAATCTCGCGGCAAGTCAGCGTTTGTTTCTCGAAGTCGGTGACCTCACCTTGGCGACCGTAATTCTTGGTGGCGCACCCACCGAGAACCATCAAAATTGCAGTAAAGAGTATTAGTTTTCTCATTTGGTTACATTTATCGTAAAAATCTTGGCAAATCAGATCAGCATGACCTGTCCGGGACTGGGTTGTTTGTTTCTTCAGGGCCCGGTTCTAAGAGCATTTGACCGCTCCCGGGGGAGTAGAAAAGAAATACGCAAATAAGTAAAGGTGGGAGATACCTATAGACACCCCCGCCACAGCACGCAGCGCAAAGCTCTCAACGACCCGCGGATTTTTGCAGCCTCGCTACTCACTAATGTGATGCAACTCCAGCGACTGCGGATCAATCCCGCCAAGCTTCAGACGCGAATCGATATCTTCTCCTTTGCCATCCGGCGCCTCGATCGCGGGCAGGCTCAGGGCATCTGCCAATGCACGCTTTCCTTCCGGCAAGTCTGAAATCGCGCCGTTGACCAGTGCGGTGCCATCGTTGCCATCGGTTTTCTTGAAGCTGATCTGCGTTTTCATGGTTTCCTCCTATGCGCGGCAAGTCTGCTGCGTACCGGCGGCAAGTTCCATGCCCAGCCGCCAGCCTCGGCCAGGGCCAGCGTATGGCCCTCCAGCGCGCACGGCCGGCTCGCGCTTGCGATAACATCAGCCCTGGCATCTCTGTCGGGTTGAGGAAAATGTCCGTTCAAATGTTGGGTCGTTGCGGAATCGCGCTGTTTTTTGCTGCTCTGGCTGCGGGATGTTCGTCGGGCGGCGGCGGTTCCAGTTCCGGGACGGTGAGCCGGTTGTTCAACCAATGCACCTGGAGCCCCAGTTCGTGCCAGTACGAAGGCAAATACGAGCCCGGCGAAGAAGAGTACGCCGAAGAGGAAGCCAGGCGCCTGAATCAGGCGCAATCCGCAAAGCTGCGCAGCCGCTCCAGCAACTGAAGCGGGGCGGGGGCCATCACGATACGGCGCCCGTTCCGTATCGCCCTGTCAGCAAGGCCCCGGTCTGGAATCGCTCGACGGAGTACGGCGCCAGGGATACATCGGTGGGCAGTCCCAGCGCCTCCTGGGCCAGTACGCGGCCGACGGTGGGCGACAGCTTGAAGCCGTGGCCCGAGAATCCGTAGCCCACCACCAGCCCGGCGATGCCGGGCAGCCGCCCCAGCACCGGATTCCAGTCGGGGGTGACGTCGTACACGCCCGTCCATGACGAGGCGATGCCGGCGGTTTCGTATGCGGGAAAGCGCTCCGCGACCTGGGCGCCGACCTCGGCGATGTAGTCCATGGGGATATCGCCCTGTTCCAGTTCGGCCGTATCCAGTCTTTGCCCCGCGGTGCCTTCGCTGACCAGCATCTGGCTGCCGCCATAGCTGCGGCAGTACAGCATGCCGGGCGAGGCCAGGTCTTTGAAGACCGGCATGCTGTAGCTGTACCTGGCGGCGCCGCATTCCAGCGCCAGCACGGCATGCCGCTCCGGCGCCAGGGGCAGTTGTTGGCCGGTCCAGCCGGCCAGTTCGGAAGTCCAGATATTCTGGGTGCTGATGACGGTGGCGGCGCGGAAGTCGCCGGCGGCGGTCGATACCCCGGTGACTTTGCCGTTGTCGATCAGCAGTTTCTTGACGTCGACGTTTTCGCGCACCGTGACGCCGGCGCGGCGGGCGGCGCGCGCGAAGCTGGTGGCCACCAGATAGGCGTCGGCAAAGCCGGCTTCGGGTTCGAAGCCGATCAGGGCGGCGTCGTCGAACCGCGCGATGGGCAGCAGTTCGCGCGCCTGGTCCGGCGACAGGATCTCCAGCGGAATGCCCAGCGCCTGCTGCTGCCGCAGCGACGCGCGCAACGGCTCCAGTTTGCCGCCTTCGGGGGCGGCGATCAGGTAGCCGCACTTGACCAGGCCGCAGGATGCTTCTTCGTCGCCCAGGTAGCGGGGAAAGTCGTTGAAGACCCGCCACGATTGCCGCGCCAGTTCGACATTTTCTCTGACGGAATAGTGCGTGCGCAGGATGCCGGACGATTGGGCGGTGGTGCCGGCGCCGATGGTGCCGCGGTCGAGCAGCAGCACGTTTTTCGCGCCCAGCCGGGAAAGATGAAATGCGACCGAGCTGCCGATGACGCCGGCGCCGATGACCACTACGTCGTATGTATCCACGGATCTACCTGGTGTCTCGAAAGAAAATCAGCGGGCGCCCGCGGGCGCCCCGCCTGTGGGTCATGACGGCTTGATGCCGGCCGCCTCGACATAGCCTTTCCAGCGCAGCTTGTCCTGTTTGACGAAGGCGTCGATTTCTTCGGGCGTGGCCGGCGGGTAGGTCAGGAAGCCCTGTTCCGCATAGGTTTTCTGCACGGCGGGTTTGTCCAGCGTCTTCTGGAATTCCCGGTTCAGCAGGGTGATGATGTCGCCCGGCGTCTTGCGCGGCGCGAACACCGCATGCCAGGTGACGACTTCGTAGTCGCTCTTGACGACGCTGGCGATGGTGGGCAGCTGCGGCGCCCAGGGCAGCGGTTCGCTGCTGGACACCGCCAGCGCCACCAGCTTGCCGGCCTTGACCAGCGGCCCCACCACGGACCAGGCGTCGATGTGGAAGGTGTTGCGGCCGGCGGCCAGGTCGGACATGGCGGTCATGTCTTTGTAGGGAACATGCAGCACGCCGGGGGCGCCGATTTTCTTGGTGAAGATCGCGCCGGCGATGTGGCTGGAGGTGCCCACGCCGTAAGAGCTGAAGCTGCAGTCTTTCTGATGCTTGCGCAGGTACTCGATGAACTCGGGGGCGGTCTTGATGCCCAGGCCGGCGTTGGCCACCAGCACCAGCGGCAGCTTGGCTGTGCGCGACACCGCGGCGAAGTCGTGGTCGGGGTCGAACGGCAGGGTGCGGTAAACGTAGGGGTTGATGCAGAACGGCGTGGCGGTGGAATACAGCAGGGTCTTGCCGTCGGCGGGCGAAATCGCCACCAGGCGGGTGCCGATGTTGCCGGCCGCGCCGGGCTTGTTCTCGGTGATGAAGTCGCCGCCCAGGCGCTCGGATACATCGTTGACCAGCAGGCGGGCGATGACGTCGGTGCTGCCGCCCGCGCCGTAGGGCACCACGACCGTGACCGGCCCGGAGGGATACGAACCGGATTTCGCCAGCGCGAAACGGGGCAGGGCGGCGGCCCCGCACAGGCCGGACAGAACTTTCAAGGCATTGCGACGTTGCGTGTTCATGGATTACTCCTGTAGTTAGGACCTCGTCCGACCCCTTAGTCGCGGCGCTGGCCCGGGGCCAGGTCCGCATCGGACGGTGCAAGAATTCAGCGAGCCTTCCAGTGGTCGTAGGCGTCCCGCGCCTGGTACCAACTGCCTATGGCGAACAGAAACCACGTACTGCCGAAGTAAAAAGGATGACCGGGAATTTCCCCCATGTCGAAAGCGTTGATCGGACCGCGGGACTGTTCGGCGATCTTGCGGCCGACGCTGTGCCCCAGGTAGCTCATCATGGCCACGCCGCTGCCGTTGCAGCCCAGCGCGTAGTGCAGCCCGTCGGATCCGCCGATATGCGGCATGGAATCCAGCGTCATCGCGACCCGGCCGCCCCAGCTGTGCGTGATGCGCGTTCCGGCCATTTGGGGAAAGCGCTTGAGCATGGCCCGATGCAGCAGGCGCGCGGTGGTTTCTTCGCCGGCCGGCGTGAAGCGCGCGCGGCCGCCGAACAGCAGGCGGCGGCCGTCGGGCGACAGGCGGTAGTGGTTGACCACCCGCCGCGACTCGGACACGGCGCGGTTGGTGGGCAGCAGGCTGGCCGCAAGGCCGGGCGCCAGTTCTTCGGTGGCGATCATGTAGGTGGCGATGGGCACCACTTTGCGCTGCAGCCCGGCCAGGCCCGGGCCGGTGTAGCCGTTGGTGGCGATCACCACCTGCCGCGCCCGCACCGTGCCGCGCGGCGTGGCCAGTTCGTAGCCGCCTGCCTGGCGCGTGATGCTCGCAACGGGCGTATTGCCGTGGATGCGGGCGCCGGCGTCGCGCGCGGCGCGCAGCATGCCGCCGTACAGCTGCGCGGGGTGCAGGTGGCCGGCGCGTTCGATCAGCGCGGCGCCGTGGTACACCCGCGACCCGATTTCCGGCGCCAGTTCTTCGCGCGCCAGCATCCGCGCATGCGATCCGGTGCAGGCGTTCAGCTGTTCGATGCGGTCTTTCCAGGCTTCGTAGTGCTGCGGCACCCACATGGTGGTCAGCCGGCCGGTCTTGTGCCAGCCGCACTGGATGCCGTGGTCCGCGATCAGGGATTCGACGTAACTCATGGACGCCGCGGCATCGCGCAGCCGTTCGGCCAGCAACTGCTCGCGCTGTTCGGGGCTTTCGCCCACGGCGGCCAGCGCCTTTTTTTGCACGTTGACGCCGCCCGACACCTGCCCGCCGGACCGGGTGCTGGCGCCCTGGCCGGGCCGGCCGGCTTCCAGCACCAGCGCGTCGATGCCTGCCTGGCGCAGGGTCAGCGCGCAGCAGATGCCGGCGTAGCCGGCGCCCACGATGGCCACGTCGACGCTGGCAGGCAGCGTGTCCTCGCCGGGCTCGGGCGGCTCGTAGGCTTCCCACCAGTAAGGGCGGCGCTGGAAATCCGGCGCGAAGATATCGGCTGAAGACGCCATGCGGGGCTCCTGTGGGTGGCGGCGCCGTTGCGGTCAGGCGCGCGCGGCTGCGCGCTCGTCCAGGGATGACAGCGGCGGCAGGTCGGCATAGCGCTGGCTCAGTTGCGCGTAGATGCGCTCGATGTCGGCCGCGCCGCCGTCCGCGGGCGGCGCGGTGCCGGCCAGCGCGGCGAACATCTGGTGCTTCACGAAATGCCGCCAGCTGACCGGCAGGGCCGCCATGATCCGCGTCATGGCGTCATAGCGCGGGGTGGTCCAGATGCTTTCGAAGCGTGACCGTCCCGGACCGTAGTCGAAATGCTGCTGGCTGCCGCGCTCGCCGCCGCGCAAGGCGCGCGTGGCGGCCTCGTCTACCGTCAGGTCGTCGCGCACCACCACGCCGTAGGCGTCGCGGGCCCGCTGCGGCGATACAAAGCCGCAGCGCACGTCATCCAGCACTTTTTCCTCGGGGCGCTCGTACGGATGGCCGTAGCCGCCGCCCGCCGGCCCCTGCAGGCGGATGACGTCGCCCGGGGCGCAATTGACCAGGTCGCTGTTGCGCAGTTCTTCGGGGTGTTCGGAATCGGGGTTCTTGATAAAGCGCGAGTTGGCGCCCGCCTTGCCGCCCACCACGCCCCAGGCCGCCAGTTCCGAGCGGTTGCGGTTGCGCGCGGTGACCACGCCGTTGGGCGCCAGCACCTTGAATTCCATTGTGGCGGCGTTGCCGCCGCGCAGCCGGCCCGCCCCGCCGGTGTCGGGTACCAGCCCGTAGCGGATGATCTCGATGGGCACTTCGGCTTCGTTGATTTCCACGGGGGTGTTTTTCAGGAAAGCGTTGTTCGCGCCGCAGCCTTCCACGCCGTCGTATTCCGGCCCGCCGCCGGCGCCGCCGCCGCACGGCCCGATCGAGGACAGCACCTGGCGGCCTTCGCGCGTGGCCGTCTTGACGTTGAGCAGGGTCGAGCCGCCGGCCGGGCAGGCGGGCAGGCGGTCGGGCAGGGCGCGGTTGAATACGCCGAACGTGCAGGCCTGGATGACCGCGGCCATCAGGCTGCGCATGCCCACCGCGGCGGGGGCGTGCGGATTGACCACCGAGCCCTCGGGCAGCACGGCGCTCATGGGCCGCACCGAGCCGGCGTTGAGCACGTTGCGCGGCGCCAGGGTGTGCATGACGTAGATGAGGCCTACCGTGATGACGGAATGGTGCCCGTCGCCGCCGGTGGGCACGTTCAGCGACGAGGCGACCTGCGGGTCGCTGCCGGTGAAGTCCAGCTCCAGCTCGTCGCCGCGCACCCGCAGGGTGATGTGGATGCGGCACGGATAGCCGCCCACCGAATCTTCGTCGGCGTATTCGGAAAACTCGTACTCGCCGTCGGGCATGTCGCGTATCAGGGCGCGCGTTTGCTGCTCGGCGTAGTCCAGAATGGATTCGGCGCCCTGCATGAATTCTTCCACGCCGAAGCGGTCGATAATTTCATGCACTTTGCGCTCGCCCACATTCAGGGCAGCGATCTGCGCGTTGAGGTCGCCGTGGTTCTGGTCGGGCATGCGCACGTTCACCTGCATGATGCGCAGCAGCTTTTCGTCGATGACGCCGTCGCGCATCAGCAGCATGGGCGGGATGCGCAGCCCTTCCTGGTGCACTTCGGTCAGTGTGCGCGACAGCGAGGCGGGCACGGCGCCGCCCATGTCGGTGTTGTGGATGTGCGTGCCCACGAAGCACACCAGCCTGCCGTCGCGGAACACCGGCTTCCACACATGCATGTCGGGGGTGTGGGTGGCCACGTAGCCGCTGTAGGGGTCGTTGGTCAGGTAGATGTCGCCTTCGCGGTAGTCGTCGAACATGGCGATCACCCGGCCGTAGTCCAGGCCGGTGTACCAGGTGGCGCCGAAGGTCTTGGGCGAAGCGAAGGTCTTGCCCGACGGCGTCATCAGCTGGGCCGAGAAGTCTTCGGTTTCTTTCACGAAGGTGGAATAGGCCGTGCGCATCAGCGTGTAGCCCATGGCCTCGGCCGCGGCCGTGCAGTGGTTGGCCAGCACCTGCAGGCGGAAATTGTCGACGGTCTTGGTCACGACTCGGCTCCTTCGGAAGTGATGCGCAGGTTGGCGAATTCGTCGACTCGGCAGGCATAGCCGCCGGGAATCACCGTGGTGCAGTCGTCCTGCGTGATGATCGCCGGGCCGGCCAGCTGCTGGCCGGCGTGCAGCGCCGTGCGGCTGAACAGGCCGACTTCGCGGAAGCCGCCGTCCAGCCATACGCGCAGCGAACGCTCGGGCTGCGGCGTGCCGGAGCGCAGCTCATGGCGCGGGAAGCGCGGCTTGTCGCTGCTGCCCGAGATCACCACGCGCAGGCTCACGATCTGCACGGGGGCGTGTTCGTCGGCATGCCCGTACAGGCGGCGGTGCATGGCATGGAAGGCAGCGGCCACCGCCGCCACGTCGCCGTCCGCCACGTGCGCCGGGTCCAGCACGGTGTCGATTTCATACGACTGGCCGCGGTAGCGCATTTCGGCGGAATACAGCAGTTCGGCCTGGTCGATGTGGCCCTGTTCCTGCATCAGCCACGCTTGCGCGCGCTGGCGCAGTACGGCGAATTCGTCGCGCACGGCCTGCAGGTTGGTCGGATTCAGGTCGACGTAGACGGTTTTCAGGAAATCGCTCTTCAGGTCGGCGATCAGGCCGCCCAGGGCGCTGAGCGTGCCGGGCGAGGGCGGCACGATGATTTCCTTGACCTTGATTTCGCGCGCCAGAAAGCAGCCCAGCATGGGGCCGGCCCCGCCGAACGCCAGCACGGCGTATTCGCGCGGGTCGATGCCGTAGCGCGACACCAGCCCGCTGACTTCGGTGTACATGCCGGACACGGCGATCTGGATGATGGCCTCGGCGGTTTCTTCGATGCCGCGGCCGAGCCGGGTGGCGAGTTCGCCGACCGCCTTGCGCGAGGCGTCGGCATCCACGGCCACGGCCTGGTAGCCCAGGTCGGAATGCCCGACCAGGCCGCAGCAGACAAAGGCGTCGGTAATGGTGGCGCGCGTGCCGCCGCGCCGGTAGCAGGCCGGCCCGGGCCGCGAGCCGGCGCTTTCGGGGCCGACTTTCAGCACGCCCAGCGGATCGACCCAGGCGATGGAGCCGCCGCCTTCGCCCACCGACGACACCGACACCGAGGGGATGTGGATCTGGAAATCGCCGATCAGCTCGCCCACGCCATATTGCGGCTTGCCGTCGACGATGACGGCGATGTCGGCGCTGGTGCCGCCGATGTCCAGGCTGAGGCAGCGCGGCACGCCCGCGGTGGCGGCGACGTGGCTGGCGCCGATTACCCCGGCGGCGGTGCCCGACAGGATCATCTGCACGCAGTCGCGCTTGCCCTGCTCGGCGGTCATGACGCCGCCATTGGACTTGGTCAGGCGCGGTTCCGGCTTGACGCCGGCGTTTTTCAGGACGCTTTGCAGCGAGCCCAGGTAGTGCGCGACGCGCGGCTGCACGTAGCCGCCGATGACGGCCGTGACCGTGCGCTCGTATTCGCGGATGATGGGCCAGGTTTCGCTCGAGCACGACACCGGCAGGCCGGGCGCGATCGATTGCACGATTTCCTTGGCGCGCAGTTCGTGGGCCGGGTTGCGGTAGGCATGCAGCAGGGAAATGACAATGCCTTCGGCGCCGGCCTCGCGCGCCTGCTCGACGGCGCGGCAGACGCTGGCTTCGTCCAGCGGCTTGCGCGCGGATCCGTCCGGCGCCATGCGCTCGGCAATGCCGAAGACCATGCTGCGCTTGATCAGGGGCTCGGGGCGGCGCGACAGCAGGTGGTACATGTCGGGCGTTTTCAGGCGCGCCATTTCCAGAACGTCGCAGAAGTTCTCGGTGGTGAACAGGGCCAGCTTCAGGCCCTTGCGCTGGATGACGGTGTTGATGCCCACCGTGGTGCCGTGCGTGAAGTAGCTGATCTGCCCGGGCTGGATGCCGTAGCGCTCGCCCAGCATGCGCACCCCGGCGATGACTTCTTCGCCCGGCTGGTCCGGGCGCGAGAATACTTTCAGGCTCTTGATTTCGCCGCTGTCTTCGTCGAACACGGCGAAGTCGGTGAACGACCCCCCGATGTCTACGCCTACTCTGTACCCCATGAGTGCTCCCAATCTGCGCCGAAGAGCCCGGAATCTGCTTGCGGGCTCGTGCAAAGCCGGCTATGATGTTCACTAGATGAACAAATATTTCATACAGTGGTCAAATGAATGATAATAGGTCGGTCCAGAGGTGTCTAGCCGTGCTGCGCAGTTTTCGCGGCGGCCCCGGGCAATCCCTGACTGCGCTGTCCCGGTCGGTGGATCTGCCGCACTCGACGGTGCTGCGCCTGCTGAACACGCTGCAAAGCGAGGGCTATGTGCGCAAAGAAGGCACGCTGTGGTCGCTGACGCCGCAATTGCTTGAAATCGGCTTCGCCGCGCTGGCGAACACGGGGGTCAACGACCTGATCCAGGCGTCTTTGCAGGCGCTGGCCGACAGCTGTTCGGGCACGGTGAACATCGGCGAAAAAAGCAAGGACGAGGCCATCATCATCGCGCGCGCCAGTTCTGAATCCGAGCGCCGCAAGATCCTGGTGGTGAACCTGCGCGTGGGTAATTCGCTGGGGCCGAAGTCGGCCCTGGGTTCGGCGCTGGACCTGCCGGAAGACGAATGGTCCATTGCGCTGTACGCCGATCGCAAGGTCACCACGATCGGCATATCGCTGTTCACCGGGCCGGTGCGCAGTTTGTCGCTGGGGCTGTCCGTCAACGACGAAGATTATTCGCGGCAGCGTATCGAAAGCGAACTGCTGCCCGAACTGCGCGCCAAGCGCGATGAGATCCGGCGCCTGATGCGCCTGGGCGAAGTCTAGGCGGCGGCGCCTGGCATCAGGCCGGGCGCGCCGCGCCGCATTGCCAGCATGTGCTGAACTGGGGCTCCAGCCATTCGCCGCAATCATCGCAGTGCCAGTGGGGCCGCGCGCCGCCACCGCCATCGGCGTGCCCCTCGATGATGCGCATGGCGGCATCTCTGTCGCGCTCGTCTTCCAGCCACAGGTTGGGGCCGCACTGGTCCACCGGAATTTCTCCCGCGCCTCCTTGCAGGTACTGGCCGGTGATGTGGCAGGCAATGCCCGCTTGTTCCAGCAGATTGGCCCAATGCTGGCCAAGCAGCATGTCGGGCGCGCGTACCAGTCGGATCATCGGTGCCTCCGGGCGATGGGCAATGGTTCATCATAATGGCTGCCGGGCGGGCGTACACTCACCGGATCGAGGGCCGCATTGCATTGCCAGGACAGGCCCGCCGCATTTTCCGGAGCAATCCATGAACAAAGTGAAGATCGATTTCGTGTCCGACGTGGCGTGCCCCTGGTGCGCGGTGGGCCTGGGCGGGCTGCTGGCCGCCATCGACCGCATCGGGCCCGAGGCCGGGTTCGAGATCCACATGCAGCCGTTCGAGCTGAACCCCGACATGCCCAAGGGCGGGCAGAACACGGGCGAGCGGCTGATGAAGAAGTACGGCTTCGACAAGCCGCGGCTGCAGGAAAACCGCAAGGTGATCGCCGAGCGCGCCGCGGCCGTGGACATGCCCATGCGCCAGACCGACGACAGCCGCTCGTACAACACGTTCGATGCGCACCGGCTGCTGCATTGGGCGGGCA
This genomic window from Bordetella petrii contains:
- a CDS encoding FAD-dependent oxidoreductase; its protein translation is MDTYDVVVIGAGVIGSSVAFHLSRLGAKNVLLLDRGTIGAGTTAQSSGILRTHYSVRENVELARQSWRVFNDFPRYLGDEEASCGLVKCGYLIAAPEGGKLEPLRASLRQQQALGIPLEILSPDQARELLPIARFDDAALIGFEPEAGFADAYLVATSFARAARRAGVTVRENVDVKKLLIDNGKVTGVSTAAGDFRAATVISTQNIWTSELAGWTGQQLPLAPERHAVLALECGAARYSYSMPVFKDLASPGMLYCRSYGGSQMLVSEGTAGQRLDTAELEQGDIPMDYIAEVGAQVAERFPAYETAGIASSWTGVYDVTPDWNPVLGRLPGIAGLVVGYGFSGHGFKLSPTVGRVLAQEALGLPTDVSLAPYSVERFQTGALLTGRYGTGAVS
- a CDS encoding Bug family tripartite tricarboxylate transporter substrate binding protein; translated protein: MNTQRRNALKVLSGLCGAAALPRFALAKSGSYPSGPVTVVVPYGAGGSTDVIARLLVNDVSERLGGDFITENKPGAAGNIGTRLVAISPADGKTLLYSTATPFCINPYVYRTLPFDPDHDFAAVSRTAKLPLVLVANAGLGIKTAPEFIEYLRKHQKDCSFSSYGVGTSSHIAGAIFTKKIGAPGVLHVPYKDMTAMSDLAAGRNTFHIDAWSVVGPLVKAGKLVALAVSSSEPLPWAPQLPTIASVVKSDYEVVTWHAVFAPRKTPGDIITLLNREFQKTLDKPAVQKTYAEQGFLTYPPATPEEIDAFVKQDKLRWKGYVEAAGIKPS
- a CDS encoding NAD(P)/FAD-dependent oxidoreductase, coding for MASSADIFAPDFQRRPYWWEAYEPPEPGEDTLPASVDVAIVGAGYAGICCALTLRQAGIDALVLEAGRPGQGASTRSGGQVSGGVNVQKKALAAVGESPEQREQLLAERLRDAAASMSYVESLIADHGIQCGWHKTGRLTTMWVPQHYEAWKDRIEQLNACTGSHARMLAREELAPEIGSRVYHGAALIERAGHLHPAQLYGGMLRAARDAGARIHGNTPVASITRQAGGYELATPRGTVRARQVVIATNGYTGPGLAGLQRKVVPIATYMIATEELAPGLAASLLPTNRAVSESRRVVNHYRLSPDGRRLLFGGRARFTPAGEETTARLLHRAMLKRFPQMAGTRITHSWGGRVAMTLDSMPHIGGSDGLHYALGCNGSGVAMMSYLGHSVGRKIAEQSRGPINAFDMGEIPGHPFYFGSTWFLFAIGSWYQARDAYDHWKAR
- a CDS encoding hydantoinase B/oxoprolinase family protein, which encodes MTKTVDNFRLQVLANHCTAAAEAMGYTLMRTAYSTFVKETEDFSAQLMTPSGKTFASPKTFGATWYTGLDYGRVIAMFDDYREGDIYLTNDPYSGYVATHTPDMHVWKPVFRDGRLVCFVGTHIHNTDMGGAVPASLSRTLTEVHQEGLRIPPMLLMRDGVIDEKLLRIMQVNVRMPDQNHGDLNAQIAALNVGERKVHEIIDRFGVEEFMQGAESILDYAEQQTRALIRDMPDGEYEFSEYADEDSVGGYPCRIHITLRVRGDELELDFTGSDPQVASSLNVPTGGDGHHSVITVGLIYVMHTLAPRNVLNAGSVRPMSAVLPEGSVVNPHAPAAVGMRSLMAAVIQACTFGVFNRALPDRLPACPAGGSTLLNVKTATREGRQVLSSIGPCGGGAGGGPEYDGVEGCGANNAFLKNTPVEINEAEVPIEIIRYGLVPDTGGAGRLRGGNAATMEFKVLAPNGVVTARNRNRSELAAWGVVGGKAGANSRFIKNPDSEHPEELRNSDLVNCAPGDVIRLQGPAGGGYGHPYERPEEKVLDDVRCGFVSPQRARDAYGVVVRDDLTVDEAATRALRGGERGSQQHFDYGPGRSRFESIWTTPRYDAMTRIMAALPVSWRHFVKHQMFAALAGTAPPADGGAADIERIYAQLSQRYADLPPLSSLDERAAARA
- a CDS encoding hydantoinase/oxoprolinase family protein; this encodes MGYRVGVDIGGSFTDFAVFDEDSGEIKSLKVFSRPDQPGEEVIAGVRMLGERYGIQPGQISYFTHGTTVGINTVIQRKGLKLALFTTENFCDVLEMARLKTPDMYHLLSRRPEPLIKRSMVFGIAERMAPDGSARKPLDEASVCRAVEQAREAGAEGIVISLLHAYRNPAHELRAKEIVQSIAPGLPVSCSSETWPIIREYERTVTAVIGGYVQPRVAHYLGSLQSVLKNAGVKPEPRLTKSNGGVMTAEQGKRDCVQMILSGTAAGVIGASHVAATAGVPRCLSLDIGGTSADIAVIVDGKPQYGVGELIGDFQIHIPSVSVSSVGEGGGSIAWVDPLGVLKVGPESAGSRPGPACYRRGGTRATITDAFVCCGLVGHSDLGYQAVAVDADASRKAVGELATRLGRGIEETAEAIIQIAVSGMYTEVSGLVSRYGIDPREYAVLAFGGAGPMLGCFLAREIKVKEIIVPPSPGTLSALGGLIADLKSDFLKTVYVDLNPTNLQAVRDEFAVLRQRAQAWLMQEQGHIDQAELLYSAEMRYRGQSYEIDTVLDPAHVADGDVAAVAAAFHAMHRRLYGHADEHAPVQIVSLRVVISGSSDKPRFPRHELRSGTPQPERSLRVWLDGGFREVGLFSRTALHAGQQLAGPAIITQDDCTTVIPGGYACRVDEFANLRITSEGAES
- a CDS encoding helix-turn-helix domain-containing protein; the protein is MNDNRSVQRCLAVLRSFRGGPGQSLTALSRSVDLPHSTVLRLLNTLQSEGYVRKEGTLWSLTPQLLEIGFAALANTGVNDLIQASLQALADSCSGTVNIGEKSKDEAIIIARASSESERRKILVVNLRVGNSLGPKSALGSALDLPEDEWSIALYADRKVTTIGISLFTGPVRSLSLGLSVNDEDYSRQRIESELLPELRAKRDEIRRLMRLGEV
- a CDS encoding DUF2007 domain-containing protein — translated: MIRLVRAPDMLLGQHWANLLEQAGIACHITGQYLQGGAGEIPVDQCGPNLWLEDERDRDAAMRIIEGHADGGGGARPHWHCDDCGEWLEPQFSTCWQCGAARPA
- a CDS encoding DsbA family oxidoreductase, giving the protein MNKVKIDFVSDVACPWCAVGLGGLLAAIDRIGPEAGFEIHMQPFELNPDMPKGGQNTGERLMKKYGFDKPRLQENRKVIAERAAAVDMPMRQTDDSRSYNTFDAHRLLHWAGTLGQAQQIALKRSLLKTYHFDNLDTGEADVLAQAARDAGLDADAAREVVESGRYADEVRAAQGKWRDLGISSVPSVIINDQYLVSGGQPPEVFEQALRQVAAGG